The following proteins are encoded in a genomic region of Burkholderia stabilis:
- a CDS encoding AMP-binding protein, translated as MERIWQARYQEGVPFEVDLAGRSSIVGFLEQALAERPDQVAFACAGSSLGYRGLDALSRAFAGYLRGVEGLDSGDRVAIMLPNLLHYPVVVFGALRAGLTLVNLNPNYTAREVRFHLQDSGARVLVTCGSSLDAVRDAVDGMRIGIVVAEADEMPAFQVLAAGGDVPASATAAPPAGRRFVEALAAGRERPCPAPCVTPDMAAFLQYTGGTTGRQKAAVLTHRNLTANLLMIRDWFAAGFARGDECLATILPIYHVIGLSIGCFFPVAIGCKNVLIPNPRNLGHFVDELREHRVSFFVGVNTLFNALLEYEPFRNLNPGYLRHTYGAGAQVEPDVAKRWHALTGCRLLSAYGLTEASPAVCMMPLDAAGPAGSVGLPLPSTDLRLLDGAGDDVPPGTSGEIAVKGPQVMTRYWNRPDETRDAFTADGFLLTGDIGTIDPDGFVRIVDRKKDVVLVSGFNVYPNEIEAVVGAHPGVLECACIGVPDDRTGEALRVFVVARDRTLTADALQQFSRERLTAYKVPRQFEFVDALPKSSVGKVLRRALRT; from the coding sequence ATGGAACGGATTTGGCAGGCGCGGTATCAGGAGGGCGTGCCTTTCGAGGTCGACCTGGCGGGACGCTCGTCGATCGTCGGGTTTCTCGAGCAGGCGCTGGCCGAGCGGCCCGACCAGGTGGCGTTCGCCTGCGCGGGGTCGTCGCTCGGCTACCGGGGGCTGGATGCGTTGAGTCGCGCCTTTGCCGGTTATCTGCGGGGCGTCGAAGGATTGGACAGCGGGGATCGTGTCGCCATCATGCTGCCGAATCTTCTCCACTATCCGGTCGTGGTGTTCGGTGCGTTGCGGGCCGGCCTGACGCTGGTCAATCTCAACCCGAACTACACCGCACGCGAAGTGCGGTTTCACCTGCAGGATAGCGGGGCGCGCGTGCTGGTCACGTGCGGAAGTTCGCTCGATGCGGTGCGGGACGCGGTCGATGGCATGCGGATCGGCATCGTCGTGGCGGAAGCGGACGAGATGCCTGCGTTCCAGGTGCTGGCCGCGGGTGGTGACGTACCGGCGTCCGCAACGGCGGCGCCGCCAGCCGGGCGCCGTTTCGTCGAGGCGCTTGCGGCGGGACGCGAACGCCCGTGTCCTGCGCCGTGCGTCACGCCCGACATGGCGGCGTTCCTGCAATATACCGGCGGTACGACCGGCAGGCAGAAGGCGGCTGTCCTCACGCATCGCAACCTGACGGCGAACCTGCTGATGATCCGCGACTGGTTCGCGGCCGGATTTGCGCGCGGCGATGAATGTCTGGCGACGATACTGCCGATCTATCACGTCATCGGGTTGTCGATCGGCTGCTTCTTCCCGGTCGCGATCGGGTGCAAGAACGTGCTGATTCCGAATCCCCGGAATCTCGGGCATTTCGTCGACGAACTGCGGGAGCACCGTGTGTCCTTTTTCGTCGGCGTGAATACGTTGTTCAACGCATTGCTCGAATACGAGCCGTTCCGGAACCTGAATCCCGGCTACCTTCGCCACACCTACGGCGCGGGCGCGCAGGTCGAACCCGACGTCGCGAAGCGCTGGCACGCGCTGACGGGCTGTCGCCTGCTGAGCGCATATGGCCTGACCGAAGCGTCGCCCGCCGTGTGCATGATGCCGCTCGATGCGGCGGGGCCTGCCGGCAGCGTCGGCCTGCCGCTGCCCTCGACCGACCTCAGGCTGCTGGACGGCGCGGGCGATGACGTGCCGCCGGGCACGTCGGGCGAAATCGCGGTCAAGGGGCCGCAGGTCATGACGCGCTACTGGAACCGGCCGGACGAGACGCGCGACGCGTTCACCGCGGACGGATTTCTGCTGACCGGCGATATCGGCACGATCGATCCGGACGGGTTCGTCAGGATCGTCGATCGAAAGAAGGACGTCGTGCTGGTATCGGGCTTCAACGTTTATCCGAACGAAATCGAAGCCGTGGTGGGCGCGCATCCGGGCGTGCTCGAATGCGCCTGCATCGGGGTGCCCGACGACCGGACCGGCGAGGCGCTCAGGGTGTTCGTGGTTGCGCGCGACCGCACGCTGACCGCCGACGCGCTTCAGCAGTTTTCCCGGGAACGCCTGACGGCGTACAAGGTGCCGCGGCAGTTCGAATTCGTCGATGCGCTGCCGAAGTCGTCGGTCGGCAAGGTGCTGCGCCGGGCGCTGCGAACGTGA
- a CDS encoding amine dehydrogenase large subunit — protein sequence MVTRCMHGVALMIMLAALTTAGAAPPLRTETLSVEPVPQPGPHWVYLIDAANSHMVDAKLIVYDADRRRIVAQLGAGAWPGFAAAPDRREHYIATSYMSRGTRGVRTDVLEINDNRTFEKAGEVVLPPKHMQVVTASYDTTVSGDGRFAFVSNVTPAMSITVVDLAHRRVASEIDTAGCVLAYPSGVRRVTALCESGRALTVTIGDDGRETARRQSDPFIDVDRDPFYVNARRIGERYLFLSHHGWLREADFSHGAGRFGTPWSLVDERERAAGWRPGGNQPFAVNTRTGRLYVAMHRGVDGSHKDPGTEIWVYDLAHHTRLARWNLAERQVAPVTSLEVSQDDRPVVYGTGGADLSVFDGASGKLLVDEKQIGESVDQLVAF from the coding sequence ATGGTTACACGATGCATGCACGGTGTCGCGCTGATGATCATGCTCGCCGCGCTGACCACGGCCGGCGCGGCGCCGCCGCTGCGTACGGAGACGCTGAGCGTCGAGCCGGTACCGCAGCCGGGCCCTCACTGGGTCTACCTGATCGATGCCGCCAACAGCCACATGGTCGACGCGAAGCTGATCGTCTACGACGCCGATCGCCGGCGCATCGTCGCGCAGCTCGGCGCCGGCGCGTGGCCCGGCTTCGCGGCGGCGCCCGACCGCCGGGAGCACTACATCGCGACGAGCTACATGTCGCGCGGCACGCGTGGTGTGCGAACCGACGTCCTCGAGATCAACGACAACCGCACCTTCGAGAAAGCGGGCGAGGTCGTGCTGCCGCCGAAACACATGCAGGTCGTCACGGCGAGCTACGACACGACCGTCAGCGGCGACGGACGCTTCGCGTTCGTGTCGAACGTGACGCCCGCGATGTCGATCACCGTCGTCGATCTCGCGCACCGCCGGGTGGCCTCCGAAATCGACACGGCCGGTTGCGTGCTGGCCTATCCGTCAGGCGTTCGCCGCGTCACGGCGCTGTGCGAGAGCGGTCGTGCGCTGACCGTGACGATCGGCGACGACGGCCGCGAAACCGCGCGTCGCCAGAGCGACCCGTTCATCGACGTCGATCGCGATCCCTTCTACGTGAACGCGCGCCGCATCGGCGAGCGCTACCTGTTCCTGTCGCATCACGGCTGGCTGCGCGAAGCCGATTTCTCGCATGGCGCCGGGCGTTTCGGCACGCCGTGGAGCCTCGTGGACGAGCGGGAGCGTGCGGCCGGCTGGCGGCCGGGCGGCAACCAGCCGTTCGCGGTCAACACGCGCACCGGGCGGCTCTACGTCGCGATGCATCGGGGCGTCGACGGTTCGCACAAGGACCCCGGCACCGAAATCTGGGTGTACGACCTCGCGCATCACACCCGCCTTGCCCGCTGGAATCTCGCCGAGCGGCAGGTCGCGCCCGTCACGTCGCTCGAGGTATCGCAGGACGACCGGCCCGTCGTCTACGGCACGGGCGGCGCGGACCTGAGCGTATTCGATGGCGCGAGCGGCAAGCTGCTCGTCGACGAAAAGCAGATCGGAGAGAGCGTGGATCAGCTCGTCGCATTCTGA
- a CDS encoding MauE/DoxX family redox-associated membrane protein: MGSIDPVIHAAGLAASAAVFGIAAWRKWRRLPAFETAFAAYGLLPARAAPLVPLAETAGVIGLLYGPTRVAAALGLEGLLVLFVVALIVNLRRGNDAIACGCGGFAGAANDDATGIGYRHVARAAAIGLIPLPVLFAPGERTLLATDYATVAFATLFVLALVHTVDFLFAQAADLDRGRVKP; this comes from the coding sequence ATGGGGTCGATCGATCCGGTGATACATGCCGCCGGCCTGGCGGCGAGCGCGGCGGTGTTCGGTATCGCGGCGTGGCGCAAATGGCGCAGGCTGCCTGCGTTCGAAACGGCTTTCGCCGCGTACGGGCTGTTGCCGGCTCGCGCCGCGCCGCTCGTGCCGCTGGCCGAGACGGCCGGCGTGATCGGCCTGCTGTACGGGCCGACGCGCGTCGCGGCCGCGCTGGGGCTGGAAGGGTTGCTCGTGTTGTTCGTGGTGGCGCTGATCGTCAACCTGCGCCGCGGCAACGACGCGATCGCCTGCGGCTGCGGCGGTTTCGCCGGTGCGGCTAACGACGACGCGACGGGCATCGGCTACCGGCATGTCGCCCGTGCGGCGGCGATCGGCCTGATTCCGCTACCGGTCCTGTTCGCGCCGGGCGAACGCACGCTGCTCGCCACCGACTATGCGACGGTGGCGTTCGCGACGCTGTTCGTGCTGGCGCTCGTTCATACGGTCGACTTCCTGTTCGCGCAGGCGGCCGACCTCGACAGAGGGAGGGTGAAGCCGTGA
- a CDS encoding methylamine dehydrogenase light chain, with protein MKWLDAVCERSVRSVARRSSRRGMLARLGRFAAGAALFPLLPYDRSARAQARAASAPHGVPASVNDPKHCDYWKHCAIDGWLCSCCGGSSSSCPPGSTPSPITWIGTCRNPNDGRDYMVSYNDCCGTTSCGHCLCSRNEGEKPLYKLSLDNDINWCMANPVSTYVCSVSYILGVAQK; from the coding sequence ATGAAATGGCTGGATGCAGTGTGTGAACGTTCCGTGCGCAGCGTCGCACGGCGCAGCTCGCGGCGCGGAATGCTCGCGCGTCTCGGCCGGTTTGCGGCCGGCGCGGCGCTTTTTCCGCTGCTGCCGTACGACCGTTCCGCCCGTGCGCAGGCGCGGGCGGCGTCCGCGCCGCACGGCGTGCCCGCGTCGGTCAACGATCCGAAGCACTGCGACTACTGGAAGCATTGCGCGATCGACGGCTGGCTGTGCAGCTGCTGCGGCGGCTCGTCGAGCAGTTGTCCGCCCGGCAGCACGCCGTCGCCGATCACGTGGATCGGCACCTGCCGCAATCCCAACGACGGCCGCGACTACATGGTGTCGTACAACGACTGCTGCGGCACGACGAGCTGCGGCCATTGCCTGTGCAGCCGCAATGAAGGGGAGAAGCCGCTCTACAAGCTGTCGCTCGACAACGACATCAACTGGTGCATGGCCAATCCGGTGTCGACCTATGTCTGTTCGGTGTCCTACATCCTCGGAGTTGCACAGAAATGA
- a CDS encoding c-type cytochrome — protein MIRFIVGMIAAGACCIVFAGAAQAAHDAGRDVFAARCAVCHQAGGRGMDGLAPPLTTYPARYAALAEGRAQLVQTVLDGMFGDVTVDGKHYNFRMPSFAALSDTEIADVLNHVVFDLAAKPPGRVAPISASDVRAQRARPLDGAQVRERRAALLRMLGP, from the coding sequence ATGATCCGGTTCATCGTCGGGATGATCGCGGCGGGCGCGTGCTGCATCGTGTTCGCAGGGGCCGCGCAGGCGGCGCACGACGCCGGCCGGGACGTATTCGCCGCGCGCTGCGCGGTCTGCCACCAGGCAGGCGGGCGCGGCATGGACGGGCTCGCGCCGCCGCTGACCACGTATCCGGCGCGCTACGCGGCGCTGGCCGAAGGCCGCGCACAACTTGTGCAGACCGTGCTCGACGGCATGTTCGGCGACGTGACGGTCGACGGCAAGCACTACAACTTCCGGATGCCGTCGTTCGCGGCGCTGTCCGATACCGAGATCGCCGACGTGCTGAACCATGTCGTGTTCGATCTCGCGGCGAAGCCTCCGGGGCGGGTTGCACCGATCAGTGCGTCGGACGTACGGGCGCAGCGCGCACGGCCGCTCGACGGCGCGCAGGTGCGCGAGCGGCGCGCCGCGTTGCTGCGGATGCTCGGACCATGA
- a CDS encoding c-type cytochrome, with protein MACIAACAAFGAVRAAPEQDTASRVPQGYVLNCMGCHGPAGAGVPGRIPPLRDSLGYFMRMPEGRAFAVRVPGASNSALSDADLARVLNWMLLRYNRDLLPRDFRPYSADEVARLRRPALMDVAKRRAWLIDALRARGSGNVPPAY; from the coding sequence GTGGCCTGCATTGCCGCATGTGCGGCGTTCGGTGCGGTGCGCGCCGCCCCGGAGCAGGACACGGCGTCGCGCGTCCCGCAAGGCTATGTGCTGAACTGCATGGGATGCCATGGCCCGGCAGGTGCGGGCGTGCCGGGCCGGATTCCTCCGCTGCGCGATTCGCTCGGTTATTTCATGCGCATGCCGGAAGGCCGCGCATTCGCGGTGCGGGTGCCGGGTGCGTCGAATTCGGCGCTGAGCGACGCGGATCTCGCCAGGGTGCTGAACTGGATGCTGCTGCGCTACAACCGCGACCTGCTGCCGCGCGACTTCCGCCCCTACTCCGCCGACGAAGTCGCACGGCTGCGGCGGCCCGCGCTGATGGATGTCGCGAAGCGGCGCGCCTGGCTGATCGATGCGCTGCGTGCGCGAGGCAGCGGCAATGTGCCGCCGGCTTACTGA
- a CDS encoding helix-turn-helix domain-containing protein: MTATIASAVALRSCDDIDLHAGMLADWHQSYRQLSRGAFDGAVTAIDLGGVRVYVERMNRTVFQRGFVPDRIALGIPLQLAGQARMCGHVSDLDGLHVFSGRDAFELLSPDCYLDCNVEFDPAALADPLASERLRLAAGAHLPARPGILTVDRALLDGLRARLVALTRLASAAPEALADPAVQTHHARAITFDVAALLDDELCGPRPVRRRAARDWALVTAARELIETANACPASVSELAARLEVPSHALYRAFIDVTGARPVDYLRAIRLNRVRQSLYDAPSVTHAALRWGFVHFGRFAQDYRAMFGEPPSRTLQRVRRDSAHAAPQ; the protein is encoded by the coding sequence ATGACTGCCACCATCGCTTCCGCCGTCGCACTGCGCAGCTGTGACGACATCGATCTGCATGCCGGCATGCTCGCGGACTGGCACCAGTCGTATCGGCAACTGTCGCGCGGCGCATTCGACGGCGCCGTCACCGCGATCGATCTCGGCGGCGTGCGCGTGTACGTCGAGCGGATGAACCGGACCGTGTTCCAGCGCGGCTTCGTGCCGGACCGGATCGCGCTCGGCATCCCGCTGCAGCTTGCGGGGCAGGCCCGCATGTGCGGGCATGTCAGCGATCTCGACGGCCTGCACGTGTTCTCGGGACGCGACGCGTTCGAACTGCTGTCGCCCGACTGCTATCTCGACTGCAACGTCGAATTCGATCCGGCCGCACTGGCCGACCCGCTCGCATCCGAGCGCTTGCGGCTGGCGGCCGGCGCGCACCTGCCTGCGCGCCCGGGCATCCTGACCGTCGACCGTGCATTGCTCGACGGTCTGCGCGCGCGGCTCGTCGCGTTGACCCGGCTGGCCTCGGCTGCACCGGAGGCGCTTGCCGACCCCGCCGTGCAGACCCATCACGCGCGCGCGATCACGTTCGACGTCGCGGCGCTGCTCGACGACGAGCTGTGCGGGCCACGGCCCGTGCGCCGGCGCGCGGCACGCGACTGGGCGCTCGTCACGGCGGCACGCGAGCTGATCGAGACGGCCAATGCGTGCCCGGCGTCGGTGTCCGAACTCGCGGCGCGGCTCGAGGTCCCGTCGCACGCGCTGTACCGCGCTTTCATCGACGTAACGGGCGCGCGGCCGGTCGACTACCTGCGTGCGATCCGGCTGAACCGGGTCAGGCAATCGTTGTACGACGCGCCGTCGGTCACGCACGCGGCGCTGCGCTGGGGTTTCGTTCATTTCGGCCGCTTCGCACAGGACTACCGCGCGATGTTCGGCGAGCCGCCGTCCCGCACGCTGCAGCGCGTGCGTCGCGACAGCGCGCACGCGGCGCCTCAGTAA
- a CDS encoding CbrC family protein encodes MSLPAFRYHPDPLSTGSVIRSDTRCVCCGEARGHVYAGPVYAVDEYEQCICPWCIADGSAHARLEASFTDTYEIGGGEWDDVPEAIVDEIAYRTPGFQGWQQERWWTHCGDGAQFIGRAGADELTALGPQAVASIRESTGLDDGAEWARFFAALDKDGSPSAYVFRCIHCGELGGYQDSD; translated from the coding sequence ATGTCGTTACCCGCTTTCAGGTACCATCCCGACCCGCTGTCAACGGGCAGCGTGATCCGGTCGGACACGCGCTGTGTATGCTGCGGGGAAGCGCGCGGCCATGTCTACGCCGGCCCCGTGTACGCGGTCGACGAGTATGAGCAATGCATCTGCCCGTGGTGCATCGCCGACGGCTCGGCGCACGCGCGGCTCGAGGCAAGCTTTACCGACACGTACGAGATCGGCGGCGGCGAATGGGACGATGTACCCGAAGCGATCGTCGACGAGATCGCGTATCGCACGCCGGGCTTCCAGGGCTGGCAGCAGGAACGGTGGTGGACGCATTGCGGCGACGGCGCGCAATTCATCGGCCGCGCGGGTGCCGACGAATTGACGGCGCTCGGCCCGCAGGCCGTCGCGTCGATCCGGGAATCGACCGGGCTCGACGACGGCGCCGAGTGGGCGCGTTTCTTCGCGGCGCTCGACAAGGACGGCTCGCCGAGCGCGTATGTGTTTCGCTGCATTCATTGCGGCGAGTTGGGCGGTTACCAGGATAGCGATTGA
- a CDS encoding metallophosphoesterase family protein, whose protein sequence is MKFIHAADIHLDSPLHGLSAYPDAPAAQLRNASREALRQLVDRAIEEEVAFLVIAGDLYDGDWKDHNTGIFFGQQMGRLRKAGIRAFVLGGNHDAESEMTKKLTLPDNVTVFGHRKPETHKLPEFDVALHGQSFKDKAVVDNLAIGYPDPVPGYYNIGVLHTALEGYAAHANYAPCTLAELHAKGYDYWALGHVHEFQQWSGSSTVVFPGNLQGRHIRETGRRGAVLVTVEQGRTQVERLYLDVLRWEAVSVDASDCVTVADLSRKIGQSLEALLTVDGHVPRAVRVTVTGRTPAHGLFFGRAPQLRAEVLNQIGIIGNERLWLEKVRLATSAADRQPGESEQLEALEDLKQILADAAHDPDFLALLERDLKPFVGKVRSDVKEEVPLLAMARTGELTALVEQVGPALLARLARGE, encoded by the coding sequence GTGAAGTTCATCCACGCGGCAGACATTCACCTTGACAGCCCGTTGCACGGCCTGAGCGCGTATCCCGACGCACCGGCCGCGCAGTTGCGCAACGCGTCGCGCGAGGCGCTGCGGCAACTCGTGGATCGCGCGATCGAAGAGGAAGTCGCGTTCCTCGTCATCGCCGGCGATCTCTACGACGGCGACTGGAAGGATCACAACACCGGCATTTTCTTCGGCCAGCAGATGGGGCGCCTGCGCAAGGCCGGCATTCGTGCGTTCGTCCTCGGCGGCAACCACGATGCCGAAAGCGAAATGACGAAGAAGCTGACGCTGCCCGACAACGTCACCGTGTTCGGCCATCGCAAGCCGGAAACCCACAAGCTGCCGGAATTCGACGTCGCGCTGCACGGGCAGAGCTTCAAGGACAAGGCCGTCGTCGACAATCTCGCGATCGGCTATCCGGACCCGGTACCCGGGTACTACAACATCGGCGTGCTGCACACGGCGCTCGAAGGTTATGCGGCGCACGCGAACTATGCGCCGTGCACGCTGGCGGAACTGCACGCGAAAGGCTACGACTACTGGGCGCTCGGCCACGTGCACGAATTCCAGCAATGGTCGGGGTCGTCCACCGTCGTGTTTCCCGGCAACCTGCAGGGGCGTCATATCCGCGAGACGGGCCGCCGTGGCGCGGTGCTCGTGACGGTCGAGCAGGGCCGCACGCAGGTCGAGCGCCTGTATCTCGACGTGCTGCGCTGGGAAGCCGTGTCGGTCGATGCGTCCGATTGCGTCACGGTCGCCGATCTGTCGAGAAAGATCGGCCAGTCGCTGGAGGCGCTGCTGACCGTCGACGGTCACGTGCCGCGTGCGGTGCGCGTGACGGTCACCGGGCGCACGCCCGCGCACGGCCTCTTTTTCGGCCGCGCGCCGCAGTTGCGCGCGGAGGTGCTGAACCAGATCGGCATCATCGGCAACGAGCGACTGTGGCTCGAGAAGGTCCGCCTTGCGACGTCCGCCGCCGATCGGCAGCCGGGCGAGAGCGAACAGCTCGAGGCGCTGGAGGATCTCAAGCAGATCCTCGCCGACGCCGCGCACGATCCGGATTTCCTCGCGCTGCTCGAACGCGACCTGAAGCCGTTCGTCGGCAAGGTGCGCAGCGACGTGAAGGAGGAAGTGCCGTTGTTGGCGATGGCGCGCACGGGCGAGCTGACCGCGCTCGTCGAGCAGGTCGGGCCTGCGCTGCTCGCGCGGCTGGCGAGGGGGGAGTAA